ACAAGTCTGTCTATCGTCAACGGAATCAGGTGGAGCGCTGTTTCAATCGCTTGAAGCAAAACCGTCGCATTGCAACGCGCTATGAGAAAAAAGCTGAAAACTACCTTGCCATGATGACTCTAGCCTCTATCATGATGTGCCTGTAGTTTTAAAACACGCCCTAGTGATCAGTGCTATTTCTGGGTCTCTTCGTCTCCAGCACTTACTTCGGAGGTAAGGGTTTCTAGCTCCATCTCTAGTTGTTCTACAGAAGGTAAGCTCTCTTCAATTTCTTTAGTCAGCCGATGAGTAGCCACTCCGATAGGAGTACTGAGGTTGCGGAGGGTATACTCTACCACTGTTTTACTCTTAGATGTGCAGAGAATCAGTCCGATTGTGGGCTGGTCATCCGGATGGCGAATTAAATCATCAATCGCCGAGATGTAGAAATTGACCTGAGACCCAAAGCTGGGCTGAAAGTCCCCAATTTTCAATTCTACCACGACGTAACACCGTAAGCGCAAGTGATAGAAGAGGAGATCAATTCGATACTCTCTTCCATCCACTTCGACCGGAAATTGACTGCCCACAAAGG
The sequence above is a segment of the Trichocoleus sp. FACHB-46 genome. Coding sequences within it:
- a CDS encoding transposase translates to KSVYRQRNQVERCFNRLKQNRRIATRYEKKAENYLAMMTLASIMMCL